Part of the Ornithinimicrobium flavum genome, TCCATCCCGTGGAGGCGGAAGACGGCGGGCACCCCCAGCAGGATGAGGGCCAGCGCGGCGGTCACCATCGGGACGGCGGCGACGGCCGCAGCCCCGACCTTGGAGGCGAAGACCGGCACCCGCCGGGGCACGAAGGTCAGCCACGACCCGAGCGTGCGGTGGGCGAACTCGGCGGCCACGTGGGTCGAGCCGATGGCCAGGGCGAGGAAGAGGAAGGGGTGGACCAGGCCGCCGAGGAGGTCTTGGTACTGCTGCAGCATCGACGGCATCTGGCCCATGAAGTCGCTCAACTGAGGGGCACGGAACATCTCCTCGCAGCCGAAGTCGATGCGCGCGTCCCCGGACTGCTGCCTGGCCTGCGCCTCGTCCGCCCGGCACGCGTCCAGGTCGGCCTGCGACGGCGGCTCCCAGTACTCCAGGGCCTCCTCGTACATCTCCTGCGCCTGGGCGTTGGCCTCCTTGACCCACACCGCCTGCTGGTGCACGCCGAAGAGGGCTGCCACGACGACGAGCACCGCGGCCACGAGGGCCAGCCACACCACCCGGCGGGAGAAGAGGCGCCGCAGCTCGACCTTGAGCAGTCGCATCAGCGGGCCTCCTCGTCCCCGGGGGCGGGCCGGGTGAACTGGGTGGGCAGGGTGTCCTCCTGGGTCAGCTCCAGGAAGATCTGCTCCAGCCCGCGCCGGCTCGGGACCAGGCGTTCGACATACAGCCCCTGGCCGGCGAGCAACCGGGTGATCTCGGCCGGCTCGGCGCCGGTGACGGTGAGCAGCCCGGACTCCTCGGACAGGGCCAGCTCGTGCAGCCCGTCGGCGGCGTCCTTGCCCTGCGGGGCGGCCATCCACTCGGCGTGGAAGCCGGCCTCCCGCAGGATGCGGACCGCGGCGCCGGGGTGCTTCACGCCGACCTCGACCGTCTCGCCGCCGGCCCCGATGAGCCCGGCCACCGAGCCCTGGGCCAGGACCCGTCCGCGGCCGATGATCGACACCGTGTCGGCGATCTGCTCCACCTCGGACAGGATGTGGCTGCTGACGAGCACGGTGCGGCCCTCGTCGCCGAGGCGGCGCATGGTCTGGCGGATCTCGTGGATGCCGGCCGGGTCCAGACCGTTGGTCGGCTCGTCGAAGATGAGCAGGTCGGGGGATTTCAGCAGCGTGGCGGCGATGGCCAGGCGCTGCTTCATCCCCAGCGAGTAGGCCTTGAACAGGTCCTTGCCGCGCGCGCCGAGCCCGACCTCCTCGAGGACCTCGGTGACCCGTCGCTGCGGGGTGCCGATGGCCTCGGCCAGCAGCGAGAGGTTCTTCTGCGCGGTGAAGGTGGGGAAGAACTTGGGGGACTCCACGATCGCGCCGACCCGATCGACGACGGCCGGCAGGCGCTCGGGCACGGGCTGGCCGAAGATGTGCATGGTGCCGGTGTCGGCCCGGATCAGGCCGAGCAGCATCCGGATCGTCGTCGTCTTGCCGGAGCCGTTCGGGCCCAGGAAGCCGTGCACGCCACCGGTCGGGACGTCCAGGTCGAGCCCGTGGACCGCCACCCTGGTCCCGCGCACCGTCCGGTAGGTCTTGCGCAGCCCTCGGGTGCTGACGGCCAGCCCCTCGTCCGCGCCGACGGCCACGCTCATCCCGCTCCTTCTCCGGCGGCCCCACGGACGCCCCCTGCAGATCCCAGTCAACACCTCCCGTGTGTCCCGACCAGGGAGGTTGTTGCAGCGAGTCCTGCCACCTCACAACCGGACGCGCGTTCGTGACACACCGGACGCGCGTTCGTGACAGACCGGACGCGCGTTCGTGACAGCGGGGACCTACCGGCGGGCCGCCACCGGGTCCAGCACGCGCTCCAGGTGCGCGGTCGCCAGCGGCAGCACCTCGGCGACCGTGACGTCGCGCCCGAGCTCGCGCGACAGCGAGGTCACCCCCGCATCGGTGATGCCGCACGGGATGACGACGTCGGCATACCCCAGGTCGTTGTCGCAGTTGAGGGCGAAGCCGTGCATCGTCACCTCGTGGCTGACCCGGATGCCGATGGCGCCGATCTTGCGCTCCGGCCCCCGCTCGTCGGCCTCGACCCACACCCCAGAGCGACCCTCGACGCGAACCGTCTCGACACCCAGCTCGCGGCAGACCCCGATCATCATGTCCTCGAGGCGCCGCACGTGACCGACCACGTCGATCGGCTGGGCCAGCCGCACGATCGGGTAGCCGACGAGCTGCCCCGGCCCGTGCCAGGTGATCTTGCCGCCCCGGTCGACGTCGATGACGGGCGTGCCGTCGAGGGGGCGCTCGTGTGCCTCCGTGCGCTTGCCCGCGGTGTAGACCGCCGTGTGCTCCAGCAGCAGCACCGTGTCGGGCAGCTCTCCCGCGACCACCTTGGCGTGGACCGCGCGCTGGTGCTCCCACGCCCGCTCGTAGTCGACGTGGTCGGGGGCGAAGCCCAGGTGCTCGAACCGCATACCCCGACTGTAGACCGCCCCGGGAGGGCGGTCTCCTGTGGATAACTTCTCCGGTCCCCACCGCACCTGCGGGAGGCTGGCGGGGTGAGCGATCTTCTGGTGCCGCAGGTCCCCGGGTACGACGTCGGAGCGCCGCTGGGCGAGGGGGCCAGCTCGACGGTATGGCGTGGCCGTCGACGCTCCGACGGCCTGGCCGTCGCGCTCAAGGTGGTCCGTCCCGTGACGGGCGACGTCGACGACGCCCTGCGCGAGGCGGGGCTGCTGGCGTCGGTGCGGCACCGTCACGTCGTCCATCTCTATGACGTGCTCCCCCTCGCCGCGGCCGGTGCCGAGAGGCCGGACGCGGTGGTGCTCGTCACCCAGCTCGCGGCGGGCGGGTCGCTGGCCCAGCTGCTGAGCAGGCGGAGCATCCTGTCGCCGGGCGAGCTCGTCACGGTCCTGCAACCGGTGGCCGGCGCGCTCGCCGACCTGCACGCCCGCAGTGTCGTGCACGGCGACCTGTCGACGGGCAACGTGCTCTTCCGGGCTGACGGTATGCCGTTGCTCGCCGACCTCGGCACCGCCCGGGTGGCGGGCGAGCGGGGCGGGGCGTGGGGGACCGGGGCGGGCGACGGGATGGTCGCGCCGGAGGTGCTGGAGGGGTTCCCCGCCACGCCGGAGTCCGACGTCTACCAGGTGGGGGCGCTGGCCTGGCTGGCCCTGACGGGACGGCCCCCGGGGCCGGGGCACGACCGGGTCCCGCTGGAGGAGGTGGGCACCGACCTCGACCCGGCCCTGGTCGAGCTGGTGACGCGGTGCACCGCGCCGCAACCGGAGGACCGGCCGGACGCGGAGGAGCTCGCGACGGCCCTCATGGGGGTGGCCACGCCCGCGCCGGTGGAGGTGGCGCCCGACGCCGACCCCGCCCACGGTCTGACCCAGCGGCTCCGACAGCTGGCGCAGCAGGACGAGGCCGAGGCCGACGAGGTCGAGCCCGGGCCGAGGTGGCGCAGGTGGGCAGCGTCGGTGCGGAGGGCACGGCGGGTCGATGACGCCGCCGCGGTGGGCCCGGAGGCTCGTCGGGGTGGTGCGCACCGCGAGGCGCCGGCCGAGGAGGGGCGCCGGTCGAGCCCGTGGGCGGTGGCGCTGGTCTTCCTCGTCGCGGCGGTGGCGGGCGCGGCGGGGTTCCTGCTGGTGGGCGGGTCGGTGCGCGAGGTGGTGGCCGGCCGGGGAGGGGATGACGGTGCGGTCGTGTCGTCGGCCCAGGTCCTGCCGTCCGTCGGTAGGGGTGACGAGGCGGCCGCGGGGACGACGGGGCCCGTGGTGGCCGCGGCCACTACCTCAGGCCCGGTGCCCGGTGAGGACCCGCTGGGGGAGGGGCTGCGCAGCGCTGTGCAGGAGCTCGTCGACGTCCGGGCCGAGGCCTGGGAGGCGAGCGACCCGGCGCTGCTGGCGGACGCCCTGGCCGAGGAGTCGCCGGCGATGGCGTGGGACGCCCGGGAGCTGGAGAGGGCCAGGTCCGAGGAGGTCACCTATCCCCACGTCGCCTTCGAGGTCGACGACGTCGAGGTAGTCGAGGAGACGGAGCGCGGCCTGCTCGTGACGGCGACGGTCGTGCGCGCGGCCCTGGAGGCCCGCGACGACGGGGGCTGGCTGCTGCGGGCGCCGCGCCAGGTGGACACGGTGCAGCTGGAGCTGGTCCGGGAGGACGACCGCTGGCAGCTGTGGGCCTGGACCGACGAGGTGCGGTAGGGGGAGTGCGAAGGCGCGGTCGATGGAGGTGACGGACCCCGGGCGGCGGGGATCCCCATACCGCCCGGGGTGCGTGCGTCAGTCCTCGATCGCCTGGTAGACGACCGCCCGGAGGTCCGCCTCGGGCAGGTCGAACCCGACCATGTGCTGGGTCATGAGCACACCCACGATCTCCTCGACCGGGTCCACCCAGAAGTAGGTCTTGGCCGCACCGGACCAGCCGAACTCGCCGGGGGACCCGGCGAGCGCGCTCTGGCCAATGTCCATCGCGACCCGGGAGCCGAGGCCGAAGCCGTAGCCCGGCGCGGGGGCGCCACCCAGGACGTAGGGGAGCAGGTCGGGTGCCAGGTGGTTGGTGTGCATGAGCTCCAGCGTCTTGCGGCCCAGGATCCGGGTGCCGTCCTGCGCACGGCCCGTGAGCAGCATGTTCGCGAAGCGGAGGTAGTCCGAGGCGGTGCCGAACAGGCCCAGGCCACCGCGCTGGAAGGTGTCCGGCGCGTCGCTCGGGTAGGTGGGCTCGACGTCACGCCGGCCGAAGTCACCGGAGGCGAACGCACCGGCCAGCGTGCTGAAGGTCATGTCGGGGGCGATCAGGTCGGGCAGGCCGTACATGGCGGAGAGGCGTCCGCGCTCGGACTCGGGGACGCCGAAGGCGGTGTCCTTCATCCCGAGCGGCTCGAAGAGGCGCTCCCGGAGGAAGTCGCCGATCGACTGGCCCGAGATGACCTCGACCAGGCGTGCGGTGACGTCGGTGCCCAGGCTGTAGTGCCACATCGTCCCGGGTGCGAACGCCAGGGGGATCGTCGCCAGCTCGTCGATGAGCTCCTCGAGGGTGCGGGTCGGGTCGTTCATGAGCCGCTTGGCGCGGTACTGCTCCGCGACGGGGAAGTCCTCGAGGAAGTCGTAGGTCAGCCCGCTCGTGTGGCTCATCACGTCGCGGATCTGCATCGGTCGCAGCGGGGACTGGTCCTCCAGCGTCCCGCCCGGGCCTGCGATCTGCGTGGTGGCGAAGGCCGGGATCCACTTGGCGACCGGGTCGACGAGCTGGAACTTCCCCTCCTCGAAGAGGGTCATGAGGGCCGTGCAGACGATCGGCTTGGTCATGGAGTAGAGGCGGTAGATCGTGTCCCCCGCCACGGGCACCTCGGCCTCGCGGTCCTGCCACCCCACCCGGGTGGCGTGGACGAGCTGACCGCGGCGGGACACCAGAGCCGTGAATCCGGGGTAGTTGCCCTGGTCGACGTACTTCTGCAGGGCGGGGGTGACCCGCTCCAGACGCTGGGCGCTCATGCCCACGGTCTCCGGGGACATCAGGCGGGACTCGACCTCGGTCATGCACAAGCTCCTTTGCTCGGGACGAGCCCCGAACGTACCCCCCGGATGTAGACCGGGCAAGACCCCCTCGGCCCGAGCCACGATGCCCTGTGGTGACCTTCGGATCGGGTGACCTCTAGCCGTTGTCGTAGAGGCGGTTCCTCGACACGAGGACGTCCAGCGGGCTCGACGGCCCGACGACCGTGGCGGTGGCGGGTATGGAGATCCACGCACCGCCGTCGACGCTGACGTC contains:
- a CDS encoding serine/threonine-protein kinase, which encodes MSDLLVPQVPGYDVGAPLGEGASSTVWRGRRRSDGLAVALKVVRPVTGDVDDALREAGLLASVRHRHVVHLYDVLPLAAAGAERPDAVVLVTQLAAGGSLAQLLSRRSILSPGELVTVLQPVAGALADLHARSVVHGDLSTGNVLFRADGMPLLADLGTARVAGERGGAWGTGAGDGMVAPEVLEGFPATPESDVYQVGALAWLALTGRPPGPGHDRVPLEEVGTDLDPALVELVTRCTAPQPEDRPDAEELATALMGVATPAPVEVAPDADPAHGLTQRLRQLAQQDEAEADEVEPGPRWRRWAASVRRARRVDDAAAVGPEARRGGAHREAPAEEGRRSSPWAVALVFLVAAVAGAAGFLLVGGSVREVVAGRGGDDGAVVSSAQVLPSVGRGDEAAAGTTGPVVAAATTSGPVPGEDPLGEGLRSAVQELVDVRAEAWEASDPALLADALAEESPAMAWDARELERARSEEVTYPHVAFEVDDVEVVEETERGLLVTATVVRAALEARDDGGWLLRAPRQVDTVQLELVREDDRWQLWAWTDEVR
- a CDS encoding ABC transporter ATP-binding protein — translated: MSVAVGADEGLAVSTRGLRKTYRTVRGTRVAVHGLDLDVPTGGVHGFLGPNGSGKTTTIRMLLGLIRADTGTMHIFGQPVPERLPAVVDRVGAIVESPKFFPTFTAQKNLSLLAEAIGTPQRRVTEVLEEVGLGARGKDLFKAYSLGMKQRLAIAATLLKSPDLLIFDEPTNGLDPAGIHEIRQTMRRLGDEGRTVLVSSHILSEVEQIADTVSIIGRGRVLAQGSVAGLIGAGGETVEVGVKHPGAAVRILREAGFHAEWMAAPQGKDAADGLHELALSEESGLLTVTGAEPAEITRLLAGQGLYVERLVPSRRGLEQIFLELTQEDTLPTQFTRPAPGDEEAR
- a CDS encoding ABC transporter permease subunit is translated as MRLLKVELRRLFSRRVVWLALVAAVLVVVAALFGVHQQAVWVKEANAQAQEMYEEALEYWEPPSQADLDACRADEAQARQQSGDARIDFGCEEMFRAPQLSDFMGQMPSMLQQYQDLLGGLVHPFLFLALAIGSTHVAAEFAHRTLGSWLTFVPRRVPVFASKVGAAAVAAVPMVTAALALILLGVPAVFRLHGMDDGLTGDGWTQVAWMAVRIVGLAMIAGALGAAAAFILRHSGAVIGLMVGYLVLAEGLLLGLLPRLTPWLLSINIDAFVRHGTEWTEWPQNCDDVTVMCREIVHQVSFTQGALVLLGVLLVVVALALVRFVRADVD
- the lipB gene encoding lipoyl(octanoyl) transferase LipB, whose product is MRFEHLGFAPDHVDYERAWEHQRAVHAKVVAGELPDTVLLLEHTAVYTAGKRTEAHERPLDGTPVIDVDRGGKITWHGPGQLVGYPIVRLAQPIDVVGHVRRLEDMMIGVCRELGVETVRVEGRSGVWVEADERGPERKIGAIGIRVSHEVTMHGFALNCDNDLGYADVVIPCGITDAGVTSLSRELGRDVTVAEVLPLATAHLERVLDPVAARR
- a CDS encoding serine hydrolase domain-containing protein, which produces MTEVESRLMSPETVGMSAQRLERVTPALQKYVDQGNYPGFTALVSRRGQLVHATRVGWQDREAEVPVAGDTIYRLYSMTKPIVCTALMTLFEEGKFQLVDPVAKWIPAFATTQIAGPGGTLEDQSPLRPMQIRDVMSHTSGLTYDFLEDFPVAEQYRAKRLMNDPTRTLEELIDELATIPLAFAPGTMWHYSLGTDVTARLVEVISGQSIGDFLRERLFEPLGMKDTAFGVPESERGRLSAMYGLPDLIAPDMTFSTLAGAFASGDFGRRDVEPTYPSDAPDTFQRGGLGLFGTASDYLRFANMLLTGRAQDGTRILGRKTLELMHTNHLAPDLLPYVLGGAPAPGYGFGLGSRVAMDIGQSALAGSPGEFGWSGAAKTYFWVDPVEEIVGVLMTQHMVGFDLPEADLRAVVYQAIED